In a single window of the Mesorhizobium shangrilense genome:
- a CDS encoding helix-turn-helix transcriptional regulator has protein sequence MYSLSTQDIPPHRRLAFLHEFVDSQIGALRFLPHDKVDFDFHVRSQSLGNGMILGQTYYSPAAVTRDRRALMDGRCNYILSIHDADYEVEMDGKTHTIPSGQIVILDESNPFAFRLPGTWGTVLSLERRQMERLAPTIAGRSLHIIPAASSDAALLAGYLALLNRHPPTTNVDPIADHVHHLVARLLTIGQMREPTGRAAIGAARLRLVKADIARHLFDPGLDIGDVARRQQVSPRYIQQLFAREGTTFSDHVRGARLDAALKRLADPRQVGQPISHIAFEAGFGDLSTFNRAFRKRFGRTPRDVRAEVLAIGR, from the coding sequence GTGTATTCTCTTTCCACTCAGGACATTCCGCCCCACCGGCGGCTCGCTTTTCTTCACGAGTTTGTCGACTCGCAGATCGGCGCCCTTCGATTCTTACCCCACGACAAGGTGGACTTCGATTTCCATGTCCGGTCTCAATCGCTTGGGAACGGAATGATCCTGGGCCAAACCTACTATAGCCCTGCTGCCGTGACCCGCGACCGCCGTGCGCTCATGGATGGTCGCTGCAATTACATTCTCTCCATCCACGACGCTGACTACGAGGTCGAGATGGACGGGAAAACGCATACGATCCCGTCAGGTCAAATCGTGATCCTGGACGAAAGCAATCCCTTTGCCTTCCGGCTTCCCGGCACATGGGGAACGGTGCTCTCGCTGGAGCGTCGCCAGATGGAGAGGCTGGCGCCGACCATAGCGGGGCGGTCGCTGCACATCATCCCCGCAGCCTCCTCCGACGCGGCGCTGCTGGCGGGCTACCTGGCGCTGCTCAACCGCCATCCGCCCACGACCAACGTCGATCCTATCGCCGATCACGTCCACCACCTCGTCGCGCGGCTTCTCACGATCGGGCAAATGCGGGAGCCTACGGGCCGGGCCGCAATCGGCGCAGCACGGCTGCGGCTGGTGAAGGCGGACATCGCGCGGCACCTTTTCGACCCCGGCCTGGATATCGGCGACGTGGCGCGGCGCCAGCAGGTCTCGCCCCGTTACATCCAGCAGCTTTTTGCCCGGGAAGGCACGACATTCTCCGACCACGTGCGCGGGGCGCGACTGGATGCGGCCCTGAAACGGCTCGCCGATCCGCGCCAGGTCGGGCAGCCGATCTCGCATATCGCCTTCGAGGCCGGCTTCGGCGACCTGTCGACCTTCAACCGCGCCTTCCGGAAGCGGTTCGGGCGCACCCCCCGGGATGTCCGGGCGGAGGTTCTTGCCATCGGTCGGTAG